Proteins encoded together in one Triticum dicoccoides isolate Atlit2015 ecotype Zavitan chromosome 7B, WEW_v2.0, whole genome shotgun sequence window:
- the LOC119335726 gene encoding uncharacterized protein LOC119335726, whose amino-acid sequence MSTSTRSPLPPADPEAERSPAQQSPEKDGHEKEKPLARSAAATLLRTSRTQGRRCAAWNLFLPSSTGPSTPKFVHSYSVARTMAMKVDKVLERLPGRKKKMTVILNVKPGEMFLGFLPNE is encoded by the exons ATGTCCACCTCGACCCGATCACCGCTCCCGCCAGCAGACCCCGAGGCAGAGAGATCGCCGGCCCAG CAATCGCCGGAGAAAGACGGGCACGAGAAGGAGAAGCCGCTGGCCCGCTCCGCAGCGGCGACGCTCCTGCGAACCTCGCGAACCCAG GGAAGAAGATGTGCCGCTTGGAATCTGTTCCTTCCATCCTCTACAG GGCCATCAACACCAAAATTTGTTCATAGTTATTCAG TTGCAAGGACGATGGCGATGAAAGTTGACAAGGTACTTGAAAGACTACCTGGAAGGAAGAAAAAGATGACCGTG ATTTTGAACGTGAAACCAGGAGAAATGTTCTTGGGATTCTTGCCAAATGAGTAA